A genomic region of Cannabis sativa cultivar Pink pepper isolate KNU-18-1 chromosome 1, ASM2916894v1, whole genome shotgun sequence contains the following coding sequences:
- the LOC115706974 gene encoding putative hydrolase C777.06c isoform X1, whose translation MVQYLGTLRPYSLTYFAPYARQIPLPTSSILLPKTASSPFRRFLHACLRYDNARGVSGAELPKDQSEIIFMGTGTSEGIPRVSCLTNPLKTCEVCSKAAEPGNKNRRLNTSILIRHATTSGISNILIDAGKFFYHSALRWFPAYGLRTIDAVIITHSHADAIGGLDDLRDWTNNVQPSIPIYVAQRDFEVMKKTHYYIVDTSVVTPGAAVSDLQFKIIDEDPFTVQGLKFTPLPVWHGRGYRSLGFRFGNICYISDVSEIPEETYPLLKDCEILIMDALRPDRSSSTHFGLPKALEEVRKIQPKKTLFTGMMHLMDHEKVNKYLMKLMETEGLDVQLSYDGLRVPIIL comes from the exons ATGGTTCAGTATCTGGGCACACTTCGCCCTTATTCCCTAACCTATTTTGCCCCCTACGCACGCCAAATCCCACTCCCCACTTCCTCAATTTTGCTTCCTAAGACTGCCTCATCTCCCTTTAGACGCTTTCTCCATGCTTGTCTTCGATATG ATAATGCAAGGGGGGTCTCTGGTGCGGAGTTACCTAAGGATCAATCAGAGATCATTTTTATGGGTACAGGAACAAGTGAAGGAATTCCTCGTGTGAGCTGCTTGACTAATCCTCTGAAGACATGCGAG gTTTGCTCAAAAGCTGCAGAACCGGGTAATAAAAATAGGAGACTTAACACAAGCATCCTCATTCGACATGCCACAACATCTGGAATAAGTAACATCCTTATAGATGCGGGAAA ATTCTTCTACCATAGTGCTCTTCGATGGTTTCCAGCCTATGG GCTAAGAACAATTGATGCGGTTATAATTACTCATTCTCATGCTGATGCAATTGGAG GTCTTGATGACCTGCGTGATTGGACAAACAATGTCCAGCCATCTATTCCAATTTATGTGGCCCAGCGCGATTTTGAG GTGATGAAAAAGACTcattattatatagttgataCAAGTGTTGTCACTCCTGGTGCTGCTGTTTCAGACTTGCAATTCAAGATCATAGATGAAGATCCATTCACTGTTCAAGGGTTAAAG TTTACCCCTTTGCCTGTGTGGCATGGTCGTGGTTACCGCTCCCTCGGTTTTCGTTTTGGTAATATTTGTTACATTAG CGATGTTAGTGAAATACCTGAAGAAACTTATCCACTCCTCAAGGATTGTGAAATCCTGATTATG GATGCCTTAAGGCCGGACCGGTCATCATCAACACATTTTGGACTTCCAAAG GCTTTGGAGGAAGTGCGGAAAATTCAACCGAAAAAAACTCTGTTCACTG GTATGATGCATCTAATGGACCATGAGAAGGTAAATAAGTATCTTATGAAGTTGATGGAGACAGAGGGCCTTGATGTACAACTGAGCTATGATGGGCTTCGGGTACCTATAATTCTCTAG
- the LOC115706976 gene encoding chaperonin-like RbcX protein 2, chloroplastic codes for MVGALALVGSSVVDSHTCPCLCVDALPSTNMNFKSVGDLGRKHTVKAAAGSSSSLDLSSSFIDSGHERRLLSAMKSIPAGIVISRSYRNQKKSNRRRKVVVSELGGQYEDSFEDVKVQILNYFTYKAVRTVMNQLYEMNPTQYRWFYDFVLTNKPGGDGKRFLRTLGKERHELAERVMVTRLHLYGRWIKKCDHAEIYKEISDQNLELMRERLIETVIWPSDDTNTEKIG; via the exons ATGGTGGGGGCTTTAGCCTTAGTGGGTTCATCGGTGGTGGACTCGCATACTTGTCCGTGCTTGTGCGTTGATGCTCTGCCTTCGACGAACATGAACTTTAAAAGTGTTGGAGATTTGGGAAGGAAGCATACCGTTAAGGCAGCTGCTgggtcttcttcttccttggatTTGAGCAGCTCGTTCATCGATTCTGGCCATGAAAGGCGGCTTTTGTCGGCGATGAAATCGATTCCGGCGGGAATTGTTATTAGTCGAAGTTACAGGAACCAGAAGAAGAGTAATCGGCGGCGGAAGGTGGTTGTTAGTGAATTGGGTGGCCAATATGAAGATTCTTTTGAGGACGTTAAAGTG CAAATACTCAACTATTTCACGTACAAGGCTGTGAGGACAGTTATGAACCAACTTTATGAGATGAATCCGACACAGTATAGGTGGTTTTACGA TTTTGTTTTAACAAACAAGCCTGGTGGAGATGGTAAGAGATTCCTTCGCACCCTTGGCAAG GAGAGGCATGAGCTCGCTGAAAGGGTGATGGTCACAAGGCTTCATCTCTATGGAAGATGGATCAAG AAATGTGATCATGCTGAAATATACAAAGAGATATCTGACCAAAACTTGGAGTTGATGCGTGAACGTCTTATTGAGACTGTGATATGGCCCTCAGACGATACCAACACAGAAAAGATTGGAtaa
- the LOC115706974 gene encoding putative hydrolase C777.06c isoform X2, with protein sequence MGTGTSEGIPRVSCLTNPLKTCEVCSKAAEPGNKNRRLNTSILIRHATTSGISNILIDAGKFFYHSALRWFPAYGLRTIDAVIITHSHADAIGGLDDLRDWTNNVQPSIPIYVAQRDFEVMKKTHYYIVDTSVVTPGAAVSDLQFKIIDEDPFTVQGLKFTPLPVWHGRGYRSLGFRFGNICYISDVSEIPEETYPLLKDCEILIMDALRPDRSSSTHFGLPKALEEVRKIQPKKTLFTGMMHLMDHEKVNKYLMKLMETEGLDVQLSYDGLRVPIIL encoded by the exons ATGGGTACAGGAACAAGTGAAGGAATTCCTCGTGTGAGCTGCTTGACTAATCCTCTGAAGACATGCGAG gTTTGCTCAAAAGCTGCAGAACCGGGTAATAAAAATAGGAGACTTAACACAAGCATCCTCATTCGACATGCCACAACATCTGGAATAAGTAACATCCTTATAGATGCGGGAAA ATTCTTCTACCATAGTGCTCTTCGATGGTTTCCAGCCTATGG GCTAAGAACAATTGATGCGGTTATAATTACTCATTCTCATGCTGATGCAATTGGAG GTCTTGATGACCTGCGTGATTGGACAAACAATGTCCAGCCATCTATTCCAATTTATGTGGCCCAGCGCGATTTTGAG GTGATGAAAAAGACTcattattatatagttgataCAAGTGTTGTCACTCCTGGTGCTGCTGTTTCAGACTTGCAATTCAAGATCATAGATGAAGATCCATTCACTGTTCAAGGGTTAAAG TTTACCCCTTTGCCTGTGTGGCATGGTCGTGGTTACCGCTCCCTCGGTTTTCGTTTTGGTAATATTTGTTACATTAG CGATGTTAGTGAAATACCTGAAGAAACTTATCCACTCCTCAAGGATTGTGAAATCCTGATTATG GATGCCTTAAGGCCGGACCGGTCATCATCAACACATTTTGGACTTCCAAAG GCTTTGGAGGAAGTGCGGAAAATTCAACCGAAAAAAACTCTGTTCACTG GTATGATGCATCTAATGGACCATGAGAAGGTAAATAAGTATCTTATGAAGTTGATGGAGACAGAGGGCCTTGATGTACAACTGAGCTATGATGGGCTTCGGGTACCTATAATTCTCTAG